A region of Sulfitobacter faviae DNA encodes the following proteins:
- a CDS encoding branched-chain amino acid aminotransferase, producing the protein MATGTDIKTYFNGAWHDGDLPTIRAADHGAWLGTTVFDGARLFDGLAPDLEAHCARINRSARALMITPTVETEDMIEMCREGLKSYSRDQAVYIRPMYWALAGDELGIVPREGATGFAISLEAIPMAPPEAATTLTRTRFRRPVLEDNVVNAKAGCLYPNNARMMVEARAKGFGNALVADAMGNVAESASANVFMVKDGEVFTPIPNGTFLAGITRARHMSNMREAGMKVHETVLSFDDFHAADEVFLSGNMMKVTPVSAFDETQYGTGDNQNPVTRRVREMYWDWAASQRG; encoded by the coding sequence ATGGCCACCGGCACAGACATCAAGACCTATTTCAACGGCGCATGGCACGACGGCGATCTGCCCACCATCAGGGCCGCCGATCACGGCGCATGGCTGGGCACCACCGTTTTCGACGGGGCGCGGCTGTTCGACGGGCTGGCCCCCGATCTTGAGGCGCATTGCGCGCGGATCAACCGCTCAGCCCGCGCGCTGATGATCACCCCCACGGTCGAGACCGAGGATATGATTGAGATGTGCCGCGAGGGGCTGAAGAGCTATTCGCGCGATCAGGCGGTCTATATCCGCCCGATGTATTGGGCGCTGGCGGGTGACGAGCTCGGGATCGTGCCGCGCGAAGGGGCCACCGGCTTTGCCATCAGCCTTGAGGCCATTCCCATGGCCCCGCCCGAGGCCGCGACCACCCTCACCCGCACCCGCTTCCGCCGCCCGGTACTGGAGGATAACGTGGTCAATGCCAAGGCGGGCTGTCTCTACCCCAACAACGCCCGCATGATGGTCGAGGCGCGCGCCAAAGGGTTTGGCAACGCCCTGGTGGCCGATGCCATGGGCAATGTCGCCGAAAGCGCCAGCGCCAACGTCTTCATGGTCAAGGATGGTGAGGTTTTCACCCCCATCCCCAACGGCACCTTCCTTGCCGGGATCACCCGTGCGCGGCATATGTCGAACATGCGCGAGGCGGGGATGAAGGTGCATGAGACCGTCCTGAGCTTTGACGATTTCCACGCCGCCGATGAGGTCTTTCTGTCGGGCAATATGATGAAGGTCACGCCTGTCAGCGCCTTTGACGAGACGCAATATGGCACCGGGGACAACCAGAACCCGGTCACGCGCCGGGTGCGTGAAATGTATTGGGATTGGGCCGCAAGTCAGCGCGGCTGA